Proteins co-encoded in one Gossypium arboreum isolate Shixiya-1 chromosome 11, ASM2569848v2, whole genome shotgun sequence genomic window:
- the LOC108465143 gene encoding putative callose synthase 8 isoform X2, whose product MKFPEIKVAIQVIRNVRGLPSTQNLPKRGTFIDCFEFLQYSFGFQKENVANQREHLVLLLANVLSRHSRKQALALKTIDASIDELMRKFFKNYTNWCKFLVRKSNIRLPCVKQDAQQYKILYIGLYLLIWGEAANLRFMPECLCYIFHHMAYELHGMLTGAVSMTTGDTVEPAYGGSHESFLSNVVTPIYEVIRKEAEKNKCGTADHTTWRNYDDLNEFFWSPDCFQIGWPMRLEHDFFCTSSPKKSKVKTSRSAREQRKEKETEDEEQGLNDVTSEENREPKWLGKTNFVEIRSFWQVFRSFDRMWSFFILSLQAMIIMACHDVGSPLEVFDAVILEDVMSIFITSAILKLIQAILDITFTWKARNTMELSQKRIQLLRLAYAVIWTIVLPVVYAQSRRKYTCYSTQNESWIGEWCYSPFMVLVVVYLITNAVDLVLFFVPAVSKYIEISNWSICRTISRWTQPRLYVGRGMQETQISLFKYTFFWMLVLSTKLVFSYSFEIKPLIAPTREIMKIGVQTYDWHELFPKVRSNVGAIVAVWAPIIVVYFMDTQIWYSVYCTVCGGLYGILHHLGEIRTLGMLRSRFHSLPSAFNRLIPPPSKKRTKSLLQNIFCKVSKSEVLDQKFVLVWNQIISNFRSEDLISNREMDLMTIPTSGLFPEFIRWPIFLLANKFSTALSIARDFVGKDEKLFKRIRKDEYMYFSVKECYESVKYILEVLIVGDLEKRVVSNIVNEIERSIEESTFLQDFKMSALPALQNKFVELLELIVEGDKNQNGKVVQVLQDIFELVTNDMMANGHRVVDLIECSQEAVDDFTFFSRKREPQLFESAASKTSICFPLPDDGPLTEQIQRLHLLLTVKDKAMDMPANLEARRRISFFATSLFMDMPSAPEVCSMMSFSVMTPHYMEDVNFSMKELQSSKGQVSIIFYMQKIFPDEWKNFLERMGYQNFNELIDDEKEEEIRKWASFRGQTLSRTVRGIMYYRQALKLQALLEMPEYKDVVQDVNVFERNNPKSSAELDALVDMKFTYVVSCQMFGSHKSSGDPRAEDVKDLMIRYPALRVAYIEEKEEIIGDKPQKVYSSILAKAVGTFDQVIYRIKLPGPPIIGEGKPENQNHAIIFTRGEALQTIDMNQDNYLEEALKVRNLLQEFHHNRGRRPPTILGLREHIFTGSVSSLAWFMSYQETSFVTIGQRLLANPLRVRFHYGHPDVFDRLFHMTRGGISKASKTINLSEDVFAGFNSTLRRGCITYHEYLQVGKGRDVGLNQISKFEAKVANGNSEQTLSRDIHRLGRRFDFFRMLSCYFTTIGFYFSSLISVLGIYVFLYGQLYLVLSGLEKALLIEARMKNIESLETALASQSFIQLGLLTGLPMVMEIGLEKGFLTALKDFVLMQLQLAAVFFTFSLGTKTHHFGRTIMYGGAKYIPTGRKVVVFHASFTENYRLYSRSHFVKGFELLLLLVVYDLFRRSYQSSMAYVLITYSVWFMTMTWLFAPFFFNPSGFDWDKIVDDWKGWNKWIKEKGGIGIQQNKSWQSWWNDEQAHLRRSGYGARLFEILLSIRFFLYQYGLVYHLDISQQSKNFLVYVLSWVVILAVFLTVKAVNIGRQLFSARYHLMFRFFKAFLFLSVFTIVITLSVICELSSKDLLVCCLAFLPTGWGLILVAQAVRPIIENTGLWQFTEVLAKAYDYGMGSILFSPIAILAWLPIISAFQTRFLFNQAFNRHLQIQPILEGKKKQK is encoded by the exons ATGAAATTTCCTGAG ATTAAAGTTGCTATTCAAGTTATTCGTAATGTCCGTGGTTTACCCTCAACCCAGAACCTTCCAAAACGTGGGACTTTCATAGATTGTTTTGAATTTCTTCAGTATTCTTTTGGGTTCCAG AAAGAAAATGTAGCCAACCAGAGGGAACATCTTGTTCTACTCCTTGCTAATGTGCTTTCTCGGCACTCTCGGAAGCAAGCGTTGGCCTTGAAG ACAATTGATGCGTCTATTGATGAGCTAATGAGAAAGTTTTTCAAAAATTATACAAACTGGTGCAAATTTTTGGTCAGAAAAAGCAATATCAG GTTGCCTTGTGTCAAACAAGATGCTCAGCAATATAAAATTCTATATATAGGTCTTTATCTTCTTATTTGGGGAGAGGCTGCGAACCTGCGATTTATGCCAGAATGTCTTTGTTATATCTTTCACCAT ATGGCATATGAATTGCACGGTATGTTAACTGGTGCTGTTAGTATGACAACTGGTGACACAGTCGAGCCAGCGTATGGTGGAAGCCATGAGTCTTTCCTTAGCAATGTGGTTACCCCCATATATGAAGTCATACGTAAG GAAGCTGAGAAAAACAAATGTGGAACAGCAGACCATACTACATGGAGGAACTATGATGACCTGAATGAGTTTTTCTG GTCTCCTGATTGTTTCCAAATAGGTTGGCCTATGCGTCTGGAACATGATTTTTTCTGCACAAGTTCTCCTAAGAAGAGCAAAGTTAAGACTTCTAGGAGTGCTAGAGAACAGAGGAAGGAAAAAGAAACTGAAGATGAAGAACAGGGGTTAAACGAT GTAACTTCGGAGGAGAATCGTGAACCAAAATGGTTGGGGAAGACAAATTTTGTAGAGATCCGTTCCTTTTGGCAAGTTTTTAGGAGCTTTGATAGGATGTGGAGCTTTTTTATACTATCCCTTCAG GCAATGATAATTATGGCTTGCCATGATGTTGGATCTCCACTTGAAGTGTTTGATGCCGTAATATTGGAGGATGTTATGAGCATCTTCATAACATCTGCGATTCTTAAGCTCATACAAG CAATTCTTGATATTACCTTCACATGGAAAGCAAGAAACACCATGGAGTTATCTCAAAAACGGATACAATTGCTAAGGCTTGCTTATGCGGTGATATGGACCATTGTTCTTCCTGTTGTTTATGCTCAATCTAGGAGGAAATATACTTGTTATTCCACACAAAATGAAAGCTGGATTGGAGAATGGTGCTATTCTCCCTTTATGGTTCTTGTGGTAGTATACCTAATAACTAATGCAGttgatctagtcttattttttgTTCCGGCTGTTAGCAAGTACATTGAAATCTCAAACTGGAGCATCTGCAGAACTATATCTAGGTGGACACAG CCTAGACTATATGTTGGGCGGGGAATGCAAGAGACTCAAATTTCTCTTTTCAA GTATACCTTTTTCTGGATGCTAGTGCTGTCAACCAAGTTAGTGTTCAGCTACAGTTTTGAG ATAAAACCCCTAATAGCACCAACAAGAGAAATTATGAAAATTGGTGTGCAAACATATGACTGGCATGAGCTTTTCCCCAAAG TCAGGAGCAATGTTGGTGCTATTGTGGCAGTGTGGGCTCCCATAATAGTT GTGTATTTCATGGACACACAAATATGGTATTCTGTTTATTGTACAGTATGTGGAGGACTTTATGGCATTTTGCATCATCTTGGTGAG atccggacattGGGAATGCTGAGAAGTAGATTTCATTCCTTGCCTTCTGCATTCAACCGCCTCATCCCACCACCATCAAAAAAGAGAACAAAAAGTTTACTCCAGAATATATTTTGCAAG GTGTCCAAAAGTGAGGTATTAGATCAGAAGTTTGTTCTAGTCTGGAACCAAATTATCAGTAATTTTAGATCGGAAGACTTGATAAGCAACAG GGAAATGGATTTGATGACGATACCTACATCTGGGCTGTTTCCTGAATTTATTCGCTGGCCTATTTTCCTTCTTGCAAATAAG TTTTCAACAGCACTAAGCATTGCAAGAGATTTTGTGGGGAAGGATGAGAAACTTTTTAAAAGGATTAGAAAAGATGAGTACATGTACTTTTCTGTAAAGGAGTGCTATGAGTCGGTGAAGTACATCCTTGAAGTTCTTATTGTTGGTGACCTTGAAAAGAG GGTTGTATCAAACATCGTGAATGAAATTGAGCGAAGCATTGAAGAATCAACTTTTCTTCAAGATTTCAAGATGAGTGCACTTCCGGCTCTACAAAACAAATTTGTGGAGTTGCTTGAATTAATA GTTGAGGGAGATAAAAATCAAAATGGTAAAGTTGTGCAAGTACTCCAAGATATCTTTGAGCTCGTAACAAATGATATGATGGCAAACGGTCACAG AGTAGTGGATTTGATAGAATGCTCCCAAGAAGCTGTGGATGATTTTACTTTTTTCTCTAGAAAGAGAGAACCACAATTATTTGAATCTGCTGCTAGCAAGACCTCTATATGTTTTCCTTTGCCTGATGATGGCCCTCTTACTGAACAG ATTCAGCGGTTGCATTTATTGCTTACTGTCAAAGATAAGGCAATGGACATGCCTGCAAACTTAGAAGCCCGAAGGCGTATTTCGTTCTTTGCTACTTCACTCTTTATGGATATGCCTAGTGCTCCTGAAGTGTGCAGTATGATGTCTTTCAG TGTTATGACCCCCCATTATATGGAGGATGTCAATTTTTCAATGAAGGAGCTACAATCAAGCAAAGGACAAGTTTCTATCATCTTCTATATGCAAAAAATCTTCCCAG ATGAGTGGAAGAACTTTTTGGAGCGTATGGGATATCAAAACTTTAATGAACTAATAGATGATGAAAAGGAGGAAGAGATTAGAAAGTGGGCTTCTTTTCGTGGCCAAACGCTAAGCAGAACAG TTAGAGGAATTATGTACTATAGACAAGCCTTAAAATTACAAGCACTTCTTGAAATGCCTGAGTATAAAG ACGTTGTCCAGGATGTTAATGTTTTTGAACGAAATAATCCCAAGTCATCTGCGGAACTAGATGCCTTAGTAGACATGAAATTCACGTATGTTGTCTCTTGTCAAATGTTCGGATCACATAAATCTTCTGGGGACCCTCGTGCAGAAGACGTAAAGGATTTGATGATAAG GTATCCAGCTCTACGTGTTGCATATATTGAAGAGAAAGAAGAAATAATAGGAGATAAGCCTCAAAAGGTTTATTCTTCTATTCTGGCAAAAGCTGTTGGTACTTTTGATCAG GTAATCTATCGCATAAAGCTTCCTGGTCCACCAATCATTGGTGAAGGGAAGCCAGAAAATCAAAACCATGCCATAATCTTCACACGTGGAGAAGCTCTCCAAACGATTGACATGAACCAA GACAATTATTTGGAAGAAGCTCTTAAAGTGAGAAATCTTCTGCAAGAGTTTCATCATAACCGTGGGCGGCGCCCTCCTACAATACTTGGTCTGAGGGAACACATATTCACTGGAAG TGTTTCTTCTTTAGCATGGTTTATGTCATATCAGGAAACCAGCTTTGTCACCATTGGTCAAAGGCTTCTTGCCAATCCTCTCAG GGTTCGCTTCCACTATGGGCATCCAGATGTATTTGATAGGTTGTTTCACATGACAAGAGGTGGAATAagcaaagcatcaaaaacaaTAAACTTGAGTGAGGATGTTTTTGCCG GATTCAACTCGACCCTGCGACGGGGATGTATTACATATCACGAGTACCTGCAAGTTGGCAAAGGTCGTGATGTAGGCCTTAATCAAATCTCTAAGTTTGAGGCCAAAGTTGCTAATGGGAATAGTGAACAAACTTTAAGCCGTGACATACACCGTCTTGGTCGTCGATTTGATTTTTTTAGGATGCTATCTTGCTACTTCACAACCATTGGATTTTACTTCAGCAGTCTG ATTTCTGTACTCGGAATTTATGTGTTCCTCTATGGACAACTATACCTTGTTCTTAGTGGACTAGAAAAGGCACTCCTCATTGAGGCTAGAATGAAAAACATTGAATCATTGGAAACTGCTCTTGCTTCTCAATCGTTTATTCAGCTTGGTCTTTTAACTGGCTTACCGATGGTAATGGAGATCGGACTTGAGAAGGGGTTTCTTACGGCCCTTAAAGATTTTGTTCTTATGCAACTGCAGTTGGCTGCTGTTTTCTTCACTTTTTCCCTTGGGACAAAAACCCATCATTTTGGTCGGACAATTATGTATGGCGGAGCTAAGTATATACCTACCGGACGTAAGGTTGTGGTGTTTCATGCCAGCTTTACTGAGAACTACAGATTGTATTCACGAAGCCACTTTGTTAAAGGATTTGAACTGTTGCTCCTGTTAGTGGTTTACGATTTGTTCCGGAGGTCCTACCAGAGTAGCATGGCATATGTATTAATCACGTACTCTGTTTGGTTCATGACCATGACTTGGTTGTTTGCACCATTTTTCTTTAATCCTTCCGGATTCGATTGGGACAAGATTGTAGATGATTGGAAAGGCTGGAATAAGTGGATCAAGGAGAAAGGTGGTATTGGGATTCAACAAAACAAGAGTTGGCAATCTTGGTGGAATGATGAACAAGCTCACCTTCGTCGTTCAGGATATGGTGCTAGATTGTTCGAAATTCTTCTTTCGATTCGGTTCTTCTTGTATCAGTATGGCTTGGTGTATCATCTTGACATCTCCCAACAGAGCAAAAATTTCCTGGTTTATGTGCTTTCCTGGGTTGTGATTCTTGCAGTTTTCCTGACGGTCAAG GCAGTGAACATTGGAAGGCAACTCTTCAGTGCTCGTTACCATCTGATGTTTAGGTTCTTTAAAGCATTCCTCTTCCTAAGTGTTTTCACCATTGTTATCACTCTCTCAGTCATCTGTGAACTGTCGTCCAAGGATTTACTTGTCTGCTGTCTTGCATTTCTGCCGACTGGATGGGGTCTGATTTTG GTTGCTCAAGCTGTGAGGCCGATTATTGAGAACACCGGACTCTGGCAGTTCACTGAGGTACTAGCTAAGGCATATGATTACGGAATGGGATCGATCCTTTTCTCTCCGATTGCTATATTGGCATGGCTTCCGATCATTTCAGCATTCCAAACTCGATTCCTTTTCAACCAGGCTTTCAATAGGCATCTCCAAATCCAACCAATTCTTGAAGGGAAGAAGAAGCAAAAATAA
- the LOC108465143 gene encoding putative callose synthase 8 isoform X1 codes for MSNEIVPVDDPIEEPKPNKKPVVYDEDEGSKGVVKSLTYYGESSSSGSGGYVPEVFNSESLPSTLASEIQRFLRVANMLEWKAARVAYLCRFHAFEIAHNLDRNSTGRKVRQFKTMLLQRLERDEETSKTKRKEQSDSRELKRVYDENRRYISQHAEAFDLENSHGEKLLDACRIASVLYDVLKAVIAGPQALADRESIQARTELFAYNILPLDHGGIQQAIMKFPEIKVAIQVIRNVRGLPSTQNLPKRGTFIDCFEFLQYSFGFQKENVANQREHLVLLLANVLSRHSRKQALALKTIDASIDELMRKFFKNYTNWCKFLVRKSNIRLPCVKQDAQQYKILYIGLYLLIWGEAANLRFMPECLCYIFHHMAYELHGMLTGAVSMTTGDTVEPAYGGSHESFLSNVVTPIYEVIRKEAEKNKCGTADHTTWRNYDDLNEFFWSPDCFQIGWPMRLEHDFFCTSSPKKSKVKTSRSAREQRKEKETEDEEQGLNDVTSEENREPKWLGKTNFVEIRSFWQVFRSFDRMWSFFILSLQAMIIMACHDVGSPLEVFDAVILEDVMSIFITSAILKLIQAILDITFTWKARNTMELSQKRIQLLRLAYAVIWTIVLPVVYAQSRRKYTCYSTQNESWIGEWCYSPFMVLVVVYLITNAVDLVLFFVPAVSKYIEISNWSICRTISRWTQPRLYVGRGMQETQISLFKYTFFWMLVLSTKLVFSYSFEIKPLIAPTREIMKIGVQTYDWHELFPKVRSNVGAIVAVWAPIIVVYFMDTQIWYSVYCTVCGGLYGILHHLGEIRTLGMLRSRFHSLPSAFNRLIPPPSKKRTKSLLQNIFCKVSKSEVLDQKFVLVWNQIISNFRSEDLISNREMDLMTIPTSGLFPEFIRWPIFLLANKFSTALSIARDFVGKDEKLFKRIRKDEYMYFSVKECYESVKYILEVLIVGDLEKRVVSNIVNEIERSIEESTFLQDFKMSALPALQNKFVELLELIVEGDKNQNGKVVQVLQDIFELVTNDMMANGHRVVDLIECSQEAVDDFTFFSRKREPQLFESAASKTSICFPLPDDGPLTEQIQRLHLLLTVKDKAMDMPANLEARRRISFFATSLFMDMPSAPEVCSMMSFSVMTPHYMEDVNFSMKELQSSKGQVSIIFYMQKIFPDEWKNFLERMGYQNFNELIDDEKEEEIRKWASFRGQTLSRTVRGIMYYRQALKLQALLEMPEYKDVVQDVNVFERNNPKSSAELDALVDMKFTYVVSCQMFGSHKSSGDPRAEDVKDLMIRYPALRVAYIEEKEEIIGDKPQKVYSSILAKAVGTFDQVIYRIKLPGPPIIGEGKPENQNHAIIFTRGEALQTIDMNQDNYLEEALKVRNLLQEFHHNRGRRPPTILGLREHIFTGSVSSLAWFMSYQETSFVTIGQRLLANPLRVRFHYGHPDVFDRLFHMTRGGISKASKTINLSEDVFAGFNSTLRRGCITYHEYLQVGKGRDVGLNQISKFEAKVANGNSEQTLSRDIHRLGRRFDFFRMLSCYFTTIGFYFSSLISVLGIYVFLYGQLYLVLSGLEKALLIEARMKNIESLETALASQSFIQLGLLTGLPMVMEIGLEKGFLTALKDFVLMQLQLAAVFFTFSLGTKTHHFGRTIMYGGAKYIPTGRKVVVFHASFTENYRLYSRSHFVKGFELLLLLVVYDLFRRSYQSSMAYVLITYSVWFMTMTWLFAPFFFNPSGFDWDKIVDDWKGWNKWIKEKGGIGIQQNKSWQSWWNDEQAHLRRSGYGARLFEILLSIRFFLYQYGLVYHLDISQQSKNFLVYVLSWVVILAVFLTVKAVNIGRQLFSARYHLMFRFFKAFLFLSVFTIVITLSVICELSSKDLLVCCLAFLPTGWGLILVAQAVRPIIENTGLWQFTEVLAKAYDYGMGSILFSPIAILAWLPIISAFQTRFLFNQAFNRHLQIQPILEGKKKQK; via the exons ATGTCGAATGAGATTGTCCCTGTTGATGATCCCATTGAAGAACCAAAACCCAACAAGAAACCAGTCGTTTACGATGAAGATGAAGGGAGTAAGGGTGTtgtaaaatcacttacttattaTGGTGAAAGTAGTAGTAGTGGAAGTGGTGGGTATGTTCCTGAAGTGTTTAACAGTGAAAGTTTGCCTTCTACTTTGGCTTCTGAAATCCAAAGATTTCTTAGAGTTGCTAATATGTTGGAATGGAAAGCCGCTCGTGTTGCTTATCTTT GTCGTTTTCATGCTTTTGAAATAGCACATAACTTGGACCGTAATTCAACAGGAAGGAAAGTTAGACAGTTTAAAACCATGCTTCTTCAAAGGCTTGAACGT GATGAAGAAACTTCAAAAACAAAGAGGAAGGAACAGAGTGACTCACGAGAACTTAAACGTGTTTATGATGAAAATAGGAGATATATCAGCCAACATGCGGAAGCATTTGACTTGGAAAATAG TCATGGAGAGAAGTTGCTAGATGCATGTAGAATTGCTTCTGTGTTGTATGACGTACTAAAGGCAGTTATAGCTGGTCCTCAG GCCCTTGCTGACAGAGAGAGCATTCAAGCTAGAACTGAGTTGTTTGCCTACAATATTCTGCCACTTGATCATGGAGGTATTCAGCAAGCAATTATGAAATTTCCTGAG ATTAAAGTTGCTATTCAAGTTATTCGTAATGTCCGTGGTTTACCCTCAACCCAGAACCTTCCAAAACGTGGGACTTTCATAGATTGTTTTGAATTTCTTCAGTATTCTTTTGGGTTCCAG AAAGAAAATGTAGCCAACCAGAGGGAACATCTTGTTCTACTCCTTGCTAATGTGCTTTCTCGGCACTCTCGGAAGCAAGCGTTGGCCTTGAAG ACAATTGATGCGTCTATTGATGAGCTAATGAGAAAGTTTTTCAAAAATTATACAAACTGGTGCAAATTTTTGGTCAGAAAAAGCAATATCAG GTTGCCTTGTGTCAAACAAGATGCTCAGCAATATAAAATTCTATATATAGGTCTTTATCTTCTTATTTGGGGAGAGGCTGCGAACCTGCGATTTATGCCAGAATGTCTTTGTTATATCTTTCACCAT ATGGCATATGAATTGCACGGTATGTTAACTGGTGCTGTTAGTATGACAACTGGTGACACAGTCGAGCCAGCGTATGGTGGAAGCCATGAGTCTTTCCTTAGCAATGTGGTTACCCCCATATATGAAGTCATACGTAAG GAAGCTGAGAAAAACAAATGTGGAACAGCAGACCATACTACATGGAGGAACTATGATGACCTGAATGAGTTTTTCTG GTCTCCTGATTGTTTCCAAATAGGTTGGCCTATGCGTCTGGAACATGATTTTTTCTGCACAAGTTCTCCTAAGAAGAGCAAAGTTAAGACTTCTAGGAGTGCTAGAGAACAGAGGAAGGAAAAAGAAACTGAAGATGAAGAACAGGGGTTAAACGAT GTAACTTCGGAGGAGAATCGTGAACCAAAATGGTTGGGGAAGACAAATTTTGTAGAGATCCGTTCCTTTTGGCAAGTTTTTAGGAGCTTTGATAGGATGTGGAGCTTTTTTATACTATCCCTTCAG GCAATGATAATTATGGCTTGCCATGATGTTGGATCTCCACTTGAAGTGTTTGATGCCGTAATATTGGAGGATGTTATGAGCATCTTCATAACATCTGCGATTCTTAAGCTCATACAAG CAATTCTTGATATTACCTTCACATGGAAAGCAAGAAACACCATGGAGTTATCTCAAAAACGGATACAATTGCTAAGGCTTGCTTATGCGGTGATATGGACCATTGTTCTTCCTGTTGTTTATGCTCAATCTAGGAGGAAATATACTTGTTATTCCACACAAAATGAAAGCTGGATTGGAGAATGGTGCTATTCTCCCTTTATGGTTCTTGTGGTAGTATACCTAATAACTAATGCAGttgatctagtcttattttttgTTCCGGCTGTTAGCAAGTACATTGAAATCTCAAACTGGAGCATCTGCAGAACTATATCTAGGTGGACACAG CCTAGACTATATGTTGGGCGGGGAATGCAAGAGACTCAAATTTCTCTTTTCAA GTATACCTTTTTCTGGATGCTAGTGCTGTCAACCAAGTTAGTGTTCAGCTACAGTTTTGAG ATAAAACCCCTAATAGCACCAACAAGAGAAATTATGAAAATTGGTGTGCAAACATATGACTGGCATGAGCTTTTCCCCAAAG TCAGGAGCAATGTTGGTGCTATTGTGGCAGTGTGGGCTCCCATAATAGTT GTGTATTTCATGGACACACAAATATGGTATTCTGTTTATTGTACAGTATGTGGAGGACTTTATGGCATTTTGCATCATCTTGGTGAG atccggacattGGGAATGCTGAGAAGTAGATTTCATTCCTTGCCTTCTGCATTCAACCGCCTCATCCCACCACCATCAAAAAAGAGAACAAAAAGTTTACTCCAGAATATATTTTGCAAG GTGTCCAAAAGTGAGGTATTAGATCAGAAGTTTGTTCTAGTCTGGAACCAAATTATCAGTAATTTTAGATCGGAAGACTTGATAAGCAACAG GGAAATGGATTTGATGACGATACCTACATCTGGGCTGTTTCCTGAATTTATTCGCTGGCCTATTTTCCTTCTTGCAAATAAG TTTTCAACAGCACTAAGCATTGCAAGAGATTTTGTGGGGAAGGATGAGAAACTTTTTAAAAGGATTAGAAAAGATGAGTACATGTACTTTTCTGTAAAGGAGTGCTATGAGTCGGTGAAGTACATCCTTGAAGTTCTTATTGTTGGTGACCTTGAAAAGAG GGTTGTATCAAACATCGTGAATGAAATTGAGCGAAGCATTGAAGAATCAACTTTTCTTCAAGATTTCAAGATGAGTGCACTTCCGGCTCTACAAAACAAATTTGTGGAGTTGCTTGAATTAATA GTTGAGGGAGATAAAAATCAAAATGGTAAAGTTGTGCAAGTACTCCAAGATATCTTTGAGCTCGTAACAAATGATATGATGGCAAACGGTCACAG AGTAGTGGATTTGATAGAATGCTCCCAAGAAGCTGTGGATGATTTTACTTTTTTCTCTAGAAAGAGAGAACCACAATTATTTGAATCTGCTGCTAGCAAGACCTCTATATGTTTTCCTTTGCCTGATGATGGCCCTCTTACTGAACAG ATTCAGCGGTTGCATTTATTGCTTACTGTCAAAGATAAGGCAATGGACATGCCTGCAAACTTAGAAGCCCGAAGGCGTATTTCGTTCTTTGCTACTTCACTCTTTATGGATATGCCTAGTGCTCCTGAAGTGTGCAGTATGATGTCTTTCAG TGTTATGACCCCCCATTATATGGAGGATGTCAATTTTTCAATGAAGGAGCTACAATCAAGCAAAGGACAAGTTTCTATCATCTTCTATATGCAAAAAATCTTCCCAG ATGAGTGGAAGAACTTTTTGGAGCGTATGGGATATCAAAACTTTAATGAACTAATAGATGATGAAAAGGAGGAAGAGATTAGAAAGTGGGCTTCTTTTCGTGGCCAAACGCTAAGCAGAACAG TTAGAGGAATTATGTACTATAGACAAGCCTTAAAATTACAAGCACTTCTTGAAATGCCTGAGTATAAAG ACGTTGTCCAGGATGTTAATGTTTTTGAACGAAATAATCCCAAGTCATCTGCGGAACTAGATGCCTTAGTAGACATGAAATTCACGTATGTTGTCTCTTGTCAAATGTTCGGATCACATAAATCTTCTGGGGACCCTCGTGCAGAAGACGTAAAGGATTTGATGATAAG GTATCCAGCTCTACGTGTTGCATATATTGAAGAGAAAGAAGAAATAATAGGAGATAAGCCTCAAAAGGTTTATTCTTCTATTCTGGCAAAAGCTGTTGGTACTTTTGATCAG GTAATCTATCGCATAAAGCTTCCTGGTCCACCAATCATTGGTGAAGGGAAGCCAGAAAATCAAAACCATGCCATAATCTTCACACGTGGAGAAGCTCTCCAAACGATTGACATGAACCAA GACAATTATTTGGAAGAAGCTCTTAAAGTGAGAAATCTTCTGCAAGAGTTTCATCATAACCGTGGGCGGCGCCCTCCTACAATACTTGGTCTGAGGGAACACATATTCACTGGAAG TGTTTCTTCTTTAGCATGGTTTATGTCATATCAGGAAACCAGCTTTGTCACCATTGGTCAAAGGCTTCTTGCCAATCCTCTCAG GGTTCGCTTCCACTATGGGCATCCAGATGTATTTGATAGGTTGTTTCACATGACAAGAGGTGGAATAagcaaagcatcaaaaacaaTAAACTTGAGTGAGGATGTTTTTGCCG GATTCAACTCGACCCTGCGACGGGGATGTATTACATATCACGAGTACCTGCAAGTTGGCAAAGGTCGTGATGTAGGCCTTAATCAAATCTCTAAGTTTGAGGCCAAAGTTGCTAATGGGAATAGTGAACAAACTTTAAGCCGTGACATACACCGTCTTGGTCGTCGATTTGATTTTTTTAGGATGCTATCTTGCTACTTCACAACCATTGGATTTTACTTCAGCAGTCTG ATTTCTGTACTCGGAATTTATGTGTTCCTCTATGGACAACTATACCTTGTTCTTAGTGGACTAGAAAAGGCACTCCTCATTGAGGCTAGAATGAAAAACATTGAATCATTGGAAACTGCTCTTGCTTCTCAATCGTTTATTCAGCTTGGTCTTTTAACTGGCTTACCGATGGTAATGGAGATCGGACTTGAGAAGGGGTTTCTTACGGCCCTTAAAGATTTTGTTCTTATGCAACTGCAGTTGGCTGCTGTTTTCTTCACTTTTTCCCTTGGGACAAAAACCCATCATTTTGGTCGGACAATTATGTATGGCGGAGCTAAGTATATACCTACCGGACGTAAGGTTGTGGTGTTTCATGCCAGCTTTACTGAGAACTACAGATTGTATTCACGAAGCCACTTTGTTAAAGGATTTGAACTGTTGCTCCTGTTAGTGGTTTACGATTTGTTCCGGAGGTCCTACCAGAGTAGCATGGCATATGTATTAATCACGTACTCTGTTTGGTTCATGACCATGACTTGGTTGTTTGCACCATTTTTCTTTAATCCTTCCGGATTCGATTGGGACAAGATTGTAGATGATTGGAAAGGCTGGAATAAGTGGATCAAGGAGAAAGGTGGTATTGGGATTCAACAAAACAAGAGTTGGCAATCTTGGTGGAATGATGAACAAGCTCACCTTCGTCGTTCAGGATATGGTGCTAGATTGTTCGAAATTCTTCTTTCGATTCGGTTCTTCTTGTATCAGTATGGCTTGGTGTATCATCTTGACATCTCCCAACAGAGCAAAAATTTCCTGGTTTATGTGCTTTCCTGGGTTGTGATTCTTGCAGTTTTCCTGACGGTCAAG GCAGTGAACATTGGAAGGCAACTCTTCAGTGCTCGTTACCATCTGATGTTTAGGTTCTTTAAAGCATTCCTCTTCCTAAGTGTTTTCACCATTGTTATCACTCTCTCAGTCATCTGTGAACTGTCGTCCAAGGATTTACTTGTCTGCTGTCTTGCATTTCTGCCGACTGGATGGGGTCTGATTTTG GTTGCTCAAGCTGTGAGGCCGATTATTGAGAACACCGGACTCTGGCAGTTCACTGAGGTACTAGCTAAGGCATATGATTACGGAATGGGATCGATCCTTTTCTCTCCGATTGCTATATTGGCATGGCTTCCGATCATTTCAGCATTCCAAACTCGATTCCTTTTCAACCAGGCTTTCAATAGGCATCTCCAAATCCAACCAATTCTTGAAGGGAAGAAGAAGCAAAAATAA